The DNA segment ACTGACGTCCTTCAGATTCTCTCGTCTGAGGCTGCTCAGGAGATACTGGGGGCGGTCAGGAACGAACCGCGGACCGCGTCGGATATCGCCGATGCAGTCGACCGCTCGCTCCAGAGCGTCTCCTATCACCTCGACCGTCTCTGTGAAGCTGACCTTATCGAACCCGCCGAAACGTGGTACTCGGAGAAGGGGACAGAGATGACAGTGTACGCTCTCGCCACGGAACGCCTCGTCGTGCAGTTCGGTGACAGCACCGACCGATCCGTGTAGCGTCACCACTCGTTTCGAGTGCTGCCTGTAATCGGAGTCTGCAGTGAGGTTCGGATGGCTTTGTTTTCGCTACCGAGGCAGAAGACAAACAGACCTATTGGACGCCTTATCGTATGCCGAATATGGACGAGGAGACGGGCGCGGAACAGATGACGGCGACAGTGCGACAACGGGTTTCGAGCGTACTGGACGCCGACGCTCAAAGCGCGACGGCACTCGACGGCGGGGAAGTCGGGTCGGTCTACCGTGTGACGTTTCGCGACCGTCCTGACGTGGCGGTGAAAGTCGACGACTCGCCGCTCGGAATCGAGGCGGCAATGCTTCAGTACCTCGACCGTGACACGCCGCTCCCCGTTCCGGACGTCCTCCACGTCGAACCGGAACTGCTCGTGCTGTCGTTCGTCCGCGGAGACGGCCGATTCGGTGAACGGGCCGAACGCGACCTCGCGCGCCACGTCGCGTCTCTCCACGACGTCTCGGCTGACGCGTTCGGCTTTCCGTTCGATACCCTTTCGGGGCCGTTCAGCCAGTCGAACCCGTGGACCGAGTCGTGGATCGACTTCTTCCGCGAGCGACGGCTTCTCCCGTTCGCAAGGACTGCGCGGGACGCTGGGGCTCTGCCAGCCACCGAGTTCGACCGGGTGCAGCGACTGGCGGAAACGCTCGATACTCGTCTCGTCGAGCCGGCCACGCCGTCGCTGCTGCACGGCGACATCCACCCCGGAAACGTTGTCGTGGCTGACGGAACCGTTCGGGCCGTCCTCGATCCAGCGATATATTTCGGCCACGCTGAAGTAGACCTGGCGTACGTCGACCGACTGGACTCGATCGGCGCTGCGTTCTACGATGAGTACCGCCGCCACCGCAATATCTCCGAGCGGTACTTCGACGAACGGCGCGACGTGTATATCGCCTTCCACGCCCTGGAGAACGTCCGGTTTTTCGGCGACGACGGACTCCCGAGGCTCGACAGCGCGTTAGACCGCCTCGGGGTGTAAAAAGCGGGAGCGGTGGACCCGCCCGCCGTTCCGATGGTCGACTCAGTCAGCCAGCGAGATGTTCTGCCGGAGGTCGTCTTCGATTGCCTCCAGCGTCCGGCCCTTGGTTTCGGGGACGTAGCGGTAAACGAACACCAACCCTACGAGGCTGCAGAGGCCGAACAGCCAGAACGTCGCAGAGGTTCCGACGCCGTCAGTCAGGACGGGGAAGGTCAGCGACACGAGGAGATTCGCACCCCAGTTGGCGACGGTGACGACACCCATCGCCGACCCGCGAACGGAAAGCGGGTATATCTCAGAGATCAGGAGCCAGAAGACCGGGCCGAGACCGATTGCGAAGAAAGACACGAACAGCATCAGACTGATCGTGGCGATGACGCCGAGGCCCCCGCCGAGACCGGGAAGGTAGAACACAGTACCGAGGACGGCCAGCGTCGCGACCATCCCGCCGACACCGACGAGGAGCAGTCGGCGACGACCGACACGGTCGACGAGCAGGATCGCCACGATGGTCATCACCACGTTGATCGTTCCGATACCGACTGTCGCAAGGATTGAGGCCACGTTTCCCAGCCCGGTGGATTCGAGAATCGTCGGGGCGTAGTAAATGACCGCGTTGATGCCGGTGATCTGCTGGAACACGGCGAGTCCGAGCCCGACCACGAGCGCTGGGCGGAGCCACGGAGCCAGCAGGTCCCGGACGCCGGTTTCGGACTGTGTCTCGACGGTCTCCTCGATATCACCGAGTTCTTCCTCGACGCTGCCGGACCGCGTCCGCTTGAGGACGGCTCTCGCCTCGTCTTTCCGTCCGTGCTCGAAGAGCCAGCGTGGGCTTTCGGGCATCTTCAGAATGCCGATAGCGAGGACGACGGCTGGGACCATCCCGGCACCGAGCATCCAGCGCCACGCGCCCGCGTCGGCGAACGCGTAGTTGACGAAATACGAGAGCAGGATTCCGGTGGTCACCATGAGCTGATTGAGGGAGGTGAGCCCGCCGCGAATCCTGGGCGGCGCGATTTCGGAGATGTACAGCGGGCCGACAATCGACGCGAAACCGATAGCGACGCCGTCTATAAGCCGACCGGCGACGAGGACGGGGACGTTCGGCGCGACAGCCATCGTGAACGACCCGACGAAGAACACGATGGCCGCGATGAGGATGAGGCGGCGGCGACCGAGGCGGTCGGCTAACTGGCCGCCGACGGCCGCACCGGCCGCGGCCCCGGCCATCGCACCACTGACGATGATTCCCTCGACGAGCGGCGACATGACGAACGAGTCCTGAATGAACAGGAACGCGCCCGAGATGATCCCGGTGTCGAACCCGAACAACAGTCCGTTCAGCGCGGCTAACGCGGAGACGACGTAGACGAACCGGTCGCCGTCACCGCTGAGGACGTTCCGTATGGTGGCTGTGGACATCCGTGTAAAAATGAACTCGAATCTGTGTAAAAGTCTTTCCAAGTCTTTTCGTACCACGGCGAAGCCACTGGGAGCGGGCGGCGTCGGGCGAGGCCCGGAGCGCAGTCTGCACGGTCATCGGTCGCGAACGAACGTAACCGGGCACGGGGCGTTCAACATCAC comes from the Haloarcula hispanica ATCC 33960 genome and includes:
- a CDS encoding ArsR/SmtB family transcription factor — translated: MASVFPHHPPVDYAPREQTNVVVNGTEPTDVLQILSSEAAQEILGAVRNEPRTASDIADAVDRSLQSVSYHLDRLCEADLIEPAETWYSEKGTEMTVYALATERLVVQFGDSTDRSV
- a CDS encoding fructosamine kinase family protein, whose protein sequence is MDEETGAEQMTATVRQRVSSVLDADAQSATALDGGEVGSVYRVTFRDRPDVAVKVDDSPLGIEAAMLQYLDRDTPLPVPDVLHVEPELLVLSFVRGDGRFGERAERDLARHVASLHDVSADAFGFPFDTLSGPFSQSNPWTESWIDFFRERRLLPFARTARDAGALPATEFDRVQRLAETLDTRLVEPATPSLLHGDIHPGNVVVADGTVRAVLDPAIYFGHAEVDLAYVDRLDSIGAAFYDEYRRHRNISERYFDERRDVYIAFHALENVRFFGDDGLPRLDSALDRLGV
- a CDS encoding sugar porter family MFS transporter, coding for MSTATIRNVLSGDGDRFVYVVSALAALNGLLFGFDTGIISGAFLFIQDSFVMSPLVEGIIVSGAMAGAAAGAAVGGQLADRLGRRRLILIAAIVFFVGSFTMAVAPNVPVLVAGRLIDGVAIGFASIVGPLYISEIAPPRIRGGLTSLNQLMVTTGILLSYFVNYAFADAGAWRWMLGAGMVPAVVLAIGILKMPESPRWLFEHGRKDEARAVLKRTRSGSVEEELGDIEETVETQSETGVRDLLAPWLRPALVVGLGLAVFQQITGINAVIYYAPTILESTGLGNVASILATVGIGTINVVMTIVAILLVDRVGRRRLLLVGVGGMVATLAVLGTVFYLPGLGGGLGVIATISLMLFVSFFAIGLGPVFWLLISEIYPLSVRGSAMGVVTVANWGANLLVSLTFPVLTDGVGTSATFWLFGLCSLVGLVFVYRYVPETKGRTLEAIEDDLRQNISLAD